A genomic region of Columba livia isolate bColLiv1 breed racing homer chromosome 24, bColLiv1.pat.W.v2, whole genome shotgun sequence contains the following coding sequences:
- the LOC102092091 gene encoding T-cell surface glycoprotein CD3 epsilon chain, with amino-acid sequence MRLERSLPLLALLLCAVRIAAQQDDTDTEVQEEFLVEISGTTVTITCPLSEESNIAWEITGTKPSSRDRKYVIENHDSSPANVSCASGGKKHEMYLNVRVCANCQELDALAVTGIVTADLLITFGVLILVYYFSKDRKGKASASAGGRPRAQKMQRPPPVPNPDYEPIRKGQREVYAGLEPRGF; translated from the exons TGCGCATCGCAGCTCAGCAGG ACGATACCGATACCGAAGTACAGGAGG AATTCCTGGTGGAGATCTCAGGAACCACAGTGACAATCACATGTCCCCTGTCTGAAGAGAGCAACATAGCCTGGGAAATAACTGGGACAAAACcaagcagcagggacaggaagTACGTCATCGAGAATCACGACAGCTCCCCTGCCAACGTGAGCTGTGCCTCAGGTGGCAAGAAGCATGAGATGTACCTGAACGTCAGAG TGTGCGCAAACTGCCAGGAGCTGGATGCCCTGGCAGTGACAGGGATCGTCACTGCAGATCTTCTCATCACCTTCGGGGTCCTGATCCTGGTCTATTACTTCAGCAAAGACAGGAAGGGGAAAGCGAGCGCTAGCGCTGGCGGTCGCCCACGAG cccagaagatgCAGCGTCCTCCCCCAGTTCCAAACCCGGACTATGAG CCCATCCGGAAAGGCCAGCGGGAAGTGTACGCAGGCCTGGAGCCCAGGGGCTTCTGA
- the LOC102092403 gene encoding T-cell surface glycoprotein CD3 gamma chain: MRRGRALGTWALLASLALASWGVRGQKVILKEASGKVFLQCASSGSQVTWWKDGNEIGNTIRLDLGAVYDDPRGIYTCEIENGKRSPPLQVHYRMCQNCIEVDAPTISGIVVADVVATVFLAVAVYCVAGHNKGRMSRASDRQNLIANEQVYQPLGERDDGQYSRLAPAKARK, from the exons ATGCGGAGGGGAAGGGCGCTGGGCACCTGGGCATTGCTGGCCAGCCTGGCCCTGGCCAGCTGGGGCGTCCGAG GACAGAAAGTAATCCTGAAAGAAGCCAGTGGGAAGGTGTTCCTGCAATGCGCAAGCAGTGGAAGTCAAGTCACGTGGTGGAAAGATGGGAATGAGATAGGAAACACAATACGGCTGGACTTGGGTGCAGTTTACGATGATCCCAGAGGAATCTATACATGTGAAATAGAAAACGGAAAGAGAAGCCCCCCGCTTCAGGTGCACTATCGAA TGTGCCAGAACTGCATCGAAGTGGACGCTCCCACCATCTCGGGGATCGTGGTTGCAGATGTCGTCGCCACCGTCTTCCTGGCGGTCGCCGTGTATTGTGTCGCTGGCCACAACAAGGGACGCATGTCTCGAG CTTCTGACAGGCAGAACCTGATTGCCAATGAGCAGGTCTACCAG CCCCTTGGTGAGCGGGACGATGGACAGTACAGCCGGCTGGCACCTGCCAAGGCCCGCAAGTGA
- the ZW10 gene encoding centromere/kinetochore protein zw10 homolog → MAAPAGSLVAAVLASSGRLDKEDLGTRIGRLSRRVEELKGEVCTVINQKYSEFLPSMQSAQELLAQVDGLAGSIDLLRAGIKNEVQRDPNAAVAELAELKQQLERDTLVLSVLKKLQEFDTAMEEYNTALLEKKYVVAAQQLEKTRSNLKMLESRKGFELKILKALRMELTVQTENMLYHLGEEWQKLVVWKLPPSKESSSLESAMHSELHLHTVPSKEETAGPPVASVLQAFAVLGELHAKFKSFGQLLLKYILKPLISYPSLQPFTEEQSDAFILRFKSQEPHLDYSSPIEVFDKIKLIFEVLHKYLLNVPLEQPTEDTKDCRVILPELLGDVIWEDLSDCLIQNCLVNSIPTNSSKLEQYIEVIKSAEEFEKALKNMQILKGDMTDLLKYARNVNSHFANKKCQAVIVAARNLMTSEIHNTVKITPDSGVALPRLPDPGSGDHLKTQKTNKLLHNNVVNLENDTKLTQYMFSLPTCRISSSVEELMKLAYQTLLEATASTDQCCIQLFYSVRNIFQLFCDVVPTYHKENLQKLPQLAAIHHNNCMYIAHHLLTLGHQFRYRLTDILCDGAATFVDLVPGFRRLGTACFLAQMRVQKGEILERLSSARNFSNMDDEENYSAANKAIRQVLHQLKRLGKVWQDVLPVTVYCKAMGTLLNTALTEIIARIAALEDISAEDADRLYSLCRIMVEEGPRVFTPLPEEDKNKKYQEEVPVYVKKWMTFKELMIILQANLQEIVDQWADGKGPLAAEFSAAEVKSLIRALFQNTERRAAALAKIK, encoded by the exons ATGGCGGCGCCGGCGGGCTCGCTGGTGGCGGCCGTGCTGGCCAGCTCGGGCCGCCTGGACAAGGAGGACCTGGGCACCCGCATCGGGCGGCTCTCCCGCCGCGTGGAGGAGCTGAAG GGAGAAGTGTGCACCGTGATCAACCAGAAGTACAGCGAGTTCCTGCCCAGCATGCAGAGcgcccaggagctgctggcgcAGGTGGACGGGCTGGCCGGCAGCATCGACCTGCTGAGGGCGGGCATCAAGAACGAG GTTCAGCGAGACCCAAATGCCGCTGTTGCCGAATTGGCTGAATTGAAGCAGCAGTTGGAGCGAGACACACTGGTTCTGAGCGTTCTGAAAAAGCTACAGGAG TTTGATACAGCTATGGAAGAGTACAATACTGCTTTGCTGGAAAAGAAGTACGTTGTAGCAGCTCAACAACTGGAAAAG ACAAGAAGCAACCTGAAAATGCTGGAATCCCGCAAGGGCTTTGAGCTGAAGATCCTGAAAGCGCTGCGCATGGAGCTCACAGTGCAGACCGAGAACATGCTCTATCATTTAGGAGAAGAATGGCAGAAACTGGTTGTATGGAAGCTTCCTCCTTCGAAAG AAAGCAGCAGCCTGGAGTCAGCGATGCATTCAGAACTGCACTTACACACTGTGCCATCAAAAGAGGAGACTGCTGGCCCCCCGGTTGCGTCTGTGCTGCAGGCGTTTGCTGTCCTAGGAGAACTGCACGCCAAATTTAAAAGTTTTG gTCAGTTGTTGCTGAAATACATCCTCAAGCCCCTGATTTCATACCCATCTCTTCAGCCATTCACAGAGGAACAGTCAGATGCGTTCATCCTGCGTTTTAAGTCCCAGGAGCCTCACTTGGATTATTCCTCTCCTATAGAGGTTTTTGACAAGATCAAGCTTATTTTTGAAGTTCTTCACAAGTATTTGCTGA ATGTGCCTCTTGAGCAGCCTACGGAAGATACAAAGGATTGCAGGGTTATACTCCCGGAACTGCTGGGTGACGTGATATGGGAAGATTTATCAGACTGCCTAATTCAGAACTGCCTGGTGAATTCAATCCCAACCAACAGCAGCAAACTGGAGCAGTATATAGAG GTGATAAAATCCGCAGAGGAATTTGAAAAAGCCCTGAAGAACATGCAGATTTTGAAAGGAGACATGACCGATTTACTGAAATACGCCCGTAATGTCAATTCCCACTTTGCTAACAAGAAGTGCCAGGCTGTGATTGTGGCAGCCAGAAACCTGATGACCTCAGAAATACACAATACTGTAAAG ATCACACCTGATTCCGGTGTAGCCCTTCCAAGGCTTCCTGATCCTGGGTCAGGAGATCACTTAAAAACGCAAAAAACTAATAAACTTCTGCATAACAACGTGGTGAATTTGGAGAACGACACTAAACTGACCCAGTACATGTTTTCTCTACCCACCTGCCGCATCAGTTCATCGGTGGAGGAGCTGATGAAGCTGGCGTATCAGACGCTGCTGGAGGCCACAGCCAGCACGGATCAGTG CTGTATACAGCTCTTCTACTCTGTGCGGAACATAttccagctgttctgtgatGTAGTGCCAACTTACCACAA AGAGAACCTTCAGAAACTACCCCAGCTGGCGGCCATTCACCACAACAACTGCATGTACATCGCGCACCACTTGCTCACCCTGGGGCACCAGTTCCGATACCGCCTGACTGACATCCTGTGCGACGGAGCAGCCACCTTTGTAGATCTGGTACCTGGCTTCAGGAGACTTG GGACAGCGTGTTTTCTGGCCCAGATGCGAGTACAGAAAGGAGAAATCCTAGAGAGGCTGTCAAGTGCCAGGAATTTTTCTAATATGGatgatgaagaaaattattctgcagCAAACAAAGCAATAAGGCAG GTGCTGCATCAGCTGAAACGACTGGGAAAGGTCTGGCAAGACGTCCTTCCCGTGACTGTTTACTGCAAGGCTATGGGGACTCTGCTGAACACGGCTCTCACGGAGATCATCGCTAGGATTGCTGCCCTGGAG GATATCTCTGCGGAAGATGCAGATCGGTTGTACTCCCTCTGCAGGATCATGGTGGAGGAAGGACCCCGAGTTTTCACCCCACTACctgaagaagacaaaaataagaaataccAAGAGGAAGTTCCAGTCTACGTGAAGAAGTGGATGACGTTCAAAGAGCTGATGATCATCTTGCAAGCCAACCTCCAAGAAATCGTAGATCA GTGGGCGGATGGGAAGGGGCCTCTTGCAGCTGAAttctctgcagctgaagtgAAGAGCCTGATCCGAGCCTTGTTCCAGAACACGGAAAGGAGAGCAGCGGCACTGGCCAAAATTAAGTAA